The proteins below come from a single Beutenbergia cavernae DSM 12333 genomic window:
- a CDS encoding group II truncated hemoglobin: MPATVYDALGGDDAVLALARAWHTRCLADPVMAHPFSHPGHPQHVERLAAYWAEALGGPDAYSASMGDHSHVLRMHAGNGEHEEMDARAVACFEAALDDVGVQDEPLRSTLEAWWRWSVDAMAAYPASAADVPGGLPFPRWSWDGPVAPAR; the protein is encoded by the coding sequence ATGCCGGCCACCGTCTACGACGCGCTCGGCGGGGACGACGCCGTGCTCGCCCTGGCCCGCGCGTGGCACACCCGCTGCCTCGCGGACCCGGTGATGGCCCACCCGTTCTCCCACCCCGGTCACCCGCAGCACGTCGAACGGCTCGCTGCCTACTGGGCGGAGGCGCTCGGTGGACCCGACGCCTACAGCGCGTCGATGGGCGACCACAGCCACGTCCTGCGGATGCACGCGGGCAACGGCGAGCACGAGGAGATGGACGCGCGCGCCGTCGCCTGCTTCGAGGCGGCGCTCGACGACGTCGGCGTCCAGGACGAACCGCTGCGATCCACGCTCGAGGCGTGGTGGCGTTGGTCGGTCGACGCGATGGCGGCGTACCCGGCGTCCGCGGCCGACGTACCCGGAGGCCTGCCGTTCCCGCGCTGGTCGTGGGACGGGCCGGTGGCCCCGGCACGATGA
- a CDS encoding VOC family protein, with amino-acid sequence MALRLEAVAFDVADATAVAAFWAGLLAREVLAEPGGALVPGEQKQVGLRFVTSDTVQVGPRRLHLHLTSSSLEHQQRTVETALRLGGRHLDVGQGPDATFVVLADPGGNELCVIEPGNTYLAGTGYLGEVTCDGSRDVGLFWRDALAWPLVLDEGEQTAVQSPLGGTKISWDSWGRERGAGSRQRFDLVTAHPATEAERLVALGATLLSDHAGRLAMADPDGNEFGLHTA; translated from the coding sequence GTGGCTCTACGGCTGGAAGCAGTGGCCTTCGACGTCGCCGACGCGACCGCCGTGGCTGCCTTCTGGGCCGGGCTGCTCGCCCGAGAGGTCCTCGCGGAGCCCGGCGGAGCGTTGGTCCCGGGTGAGCAGAAGCAGGTCGGCCTCCGCTTCGTCACGTCCGACACCGTGCAGGTCGGCCCGCGGCGGCTGCATCTGCACCTGACCAGCAGCAGCCTCGAGCACCAGCAGCGAACCGTCGAGACAGCGCTGCGCCTCGGCGGCCGCCACCTTGACGTGGGCCAAGGACCCGACGCGACCTTCGTCGTGCTGGCCGACCCTGGCGGCAACGAGCTGTGCGTCATCGAGCCGGGCAACACCTATCTGGCAGGCACCGGCTACCTCGGCGAGGTGACCTGTGACGGATCGCGAGACGTCGGCCTGTTCTGGCGCGACGCCTTGGCCTGGCCGCTCGTGCTGGACGAGGGCGAGCAGACAGCTGTCCAGTCGCCCCTCGGCGGCACGAAGATCTCATGGGACTCGTGGGGCAGAGAGCGGGGCGCCGGGAGTCGGCAGCGCTTCGACCTGGTCACCGCGCACCCCGCCACCGAGGCGGAACGGCTGGTCGCGCTCGGTGCCACGCTTCTCTCCGACCATGCCGGCCGCCTCGCCATGGCCGACCCGGACGGCAACGAGTTCGGACTCCACACAGCCTGA
- a CDS encoding 4-hydroxy-3-methylbut-2-enyl diphosphate reductase, giving the protein MTQTAPQTSAPPTVPGPRRVLLAAPRGYCAGVDRAVEAVERALEHYGAPVYVRKEIVHNKYVVETLTARGAVFVEETDQVPEGERVIFSAHGVSPAVHAQAAARSLQTIDATCPLVTKVHKEAVRFAREDFDILLIGHDGHEEVEGTAGEAPDHVQLVNGPDAVDAVSVRDPERVVWLSQTTLSVDETMDTVRRLRERFPAMQDPPSDDICYATQNRQVAVKKLAPDCDLVIVVGSANSSNSVRLVEVALDAGARSSYRIDQASELRDEWFDGVTTVGLTSGASVPEILVRDVLDALATRGYGEVEEVRTATEDLMFSLPRELRADLKTAGSGDTRPRRENRRSLSVEPA; this is encoded by the coding sequence GTGACCCAGACGGCCCCCCAGACCTCGGCCCCGCCGACCGTACCCGGCCCTCGCCGCGTGCTGCTGGCGGCGCCGCGCGGCTACTGCGCCGGCGTGGACCGCGCCGTCGAGGCGGTGGAACGTGCGCTCGAGCACTACGGCGCCCCCGTCTACGTGCGCAAGGAGATCGTGCACAACAAGTACGTCGTCGAGACGCTGACGGCGCGCGGCGCGGTGTTCGTCGAGGAGACGGACCAGGTGCCCGAGGGGGAGCGCGTCATCTTCTCCGCGCACGGCGTCTCGCCGGCCGTGCACGCCCAGGCGGCGGCGCGGTCCCTGCAGACGATCGACGCCACGTGCCCGCTCGTGACGAAGGTGCACAAGGAGGCGGTCCGGTTCGCCCGGGAGGACTTCGACATCCTGCTCATCGGGCACGACGGGCACGAGGAGGTCGAAGGCACCGCGGGCGAGGCGCCGGACCACGTGCAGCTCGTCAACGGCCCCGACGCCGTGGATGCCGTCTCGGTGCGCGACCCGGAGCGGGTCGTGTGGCTGTCCCAGACGACGCTGTCGGTGGACGAGACGATGGACACGGTGCGGCGCCTGCGCGAGCGGTTCCCGGCCATGCAGGACCCGCCCAGCGACGACATCTGCTACGCCACCCAGAACCGTCAGGTCGCGGTGAAGAAGCTGGCGCCGGACTGCGACCTCGTCATCGTCGTGGGGTCCGCGAACTCGTCGAACTCCGTGCGCCTCGTGGAGGTCGCGCTCGACGCCGGGGCGCGCTCGTCCTACCGGATCGACCAGGCGTCCGAGCTGCGGGACGAGTGGTTCGACGGCGTCACGACCGTCGGTCTCACCTCCGGTGCCTCGGTGCCGGAGATCCTCGTGCGCGACGTGCTCGACGCGCTCGCCACCCGTGGGTACGGCGAGGTCGAGGAGGTCCGCACGGCGACCGAGGACCTCATGTTCTCGCTCCCGCGGGAGCTGCGCGCCGACCTCAAGACCGCGGGATCCGGGGACACGCGGCCGCGACGCGAGAACCGACGTTCGCTGAGCGTCGAGCCGGCCTGA
- the rmuC gene encoding DNA recombination protein RmuC, whose translation MDTTDLLIAIAALVIGGAVGWFAATARAGSERARLGSDRRAAQERAAAAERSAEAADRAWAGRLEDERRVTARRVEEERDDADRRVAEAEHRAEVQLERERTAARERVEELRADSKRLADEFETLSRKALAANTQQFLAQAEERLKRTQVESAAELAKREQAVKQLVEPLTRTLGDVKSEMTEAEKARLAAHTALAEQVRAMQQSSEQLRTETSQLVTALRAPQVRGRWGELQLRRIVEAAGMVEHVDFEEQETVADGTLRPDLVVKLPGRKQIVVDSKVAFSGYLEAMEARDDETRAKRLAAHARHLRRHIDDLGAKDYGHHVEGSPEFTVMFVPAEVFLNAALEQDPTLLEHAFAQDVVIATPSTLVALLRTVGYTWRQEMLAAEAQQVFSVGRELHKRLSVFGGHLSTLAKRLNSTVDAFNKMSSSLDSRVVTQARKFSALQGLEPDLDVPPPLEVLAVPSQKPDLYPAHLDPDEPVKLRNAAAERRAVLDADRDDTLFLIERAAPGDDERPAGRASSAS comes from the coding sequence ATGGACACCACCGACCTGCTGATCGCGATCGCCGCCCTGGTGATCGGCGGCGCCGTCGGCTGGTTCGCGGCCACAGCGCGGGCCGGTAGCGAACGTGCTCGGCTCGGCTCGGACCGCCGAGCCGCGCAGGAGCGCGCCGCCGCCGCCGAGCGCTCCGCCGAGGCCGCCGACCGGGCGTGGGCGGGGCGGCTGGAGGACGAGCGCCGCGTCACTGCCCGCCGGGTGGAGGAGGAGCGGGACGACGCCGACCGTCGGGTCGCGGAGGCCGAGCACCGCGCGGAGGTCCAGCTCGAGCGGGAACGCACCGCCGCTCGCGAGCGCGTGGAGGAGCTGCGCGCCGACTCCAAGCGGCTGGCCGACGAGTTCGAGACACTCTCGCGGAAGGCCCTTGCCGCCAACACCCAGCAGTTCCTCGCCCAGGCCGAGGAACGGCTCAAGCGGACCCAGGTCGAGAGCGCGGCCGAGCTCGCCAAGCGCGAGCAGGCGGTCAAGCAGCTCGTGGAGCCGCTGACCCGCACGCTGGGGGACGTGAAGTCCGAGATGACCGAGGCCGAGAAGGCGCGGCTCGCGGCGCACACGGCGCTCGCCGAGCAGGTGCGCGCCATGCAGCAGTCCTCCGAGCAGCTCCGTACGGAGACGAGCCAGCTCGTCACCGCGCTCCGGGCACCGCAGGTCCGCGGCCGGTGGGGCGAGCTGCAGCTGCGTCGCATCGTCGAGGCGGCCGGCATGGTCGAGCACGTCGACTTCGAGGAGCAGGAGACGGTGGCCGACGGCACGCTGCGGCCGGACCTCGTCGTCAAGCTCCCGGGGCGCAAGCAGATCGTCGTGGACTCGAAGGTCGCCTTCAGCGGCTACCTCGAAGCCATGGAGGCGCGCGACGACGAGACCCGGGCCAAGCGCCTGGCGGCGCACGCTCGGCACCTGCGCCGGCACATCGACGACCTCGGCGCGAAGGACTACGGGCACCACGTCGAGGGCTCTCCCGAGTTCACGGTGATGTTCGTGCCCGCCGAGGTGTTCCTGAACGCGGCGCTCGAACAGGACCCCACTCTGCTCGAGCACGCCTTTGCGCAGGACGTCGTCATTGCGACGCCGTCGACGCTCGTGGCACTCCTGCGGACCGTCGGCTACACGTGGCGGCAGGAGATGCTCGCCGCGGAGGCGCAGCAGGTCTTCTCGGTCGGACGCGAGCTGCACAAGAGGCTCAGCGTGTTCGGCGGGCACCTCTCGACGCTCGCGAAGCGGCTCAACTCGACGGTCGACGCGTTCAACAAGATGAGCTCGTCGCTCGACAGCCGGGTCGTCACACAGGCCCGCAAGTTCAGTGCGCTGCAGGGCCTGGAGCCGGACCTGGACGTGCCCCCGCCCCTCGAGGTCCTCGCGGTCCCGAGCCAGAAGCCCGACCTGTACCCCGCGCACCTCGATCCCGACGAGCCGGTCAAGCTCCGCAACGCCGCCGCCGAACGGCGCGCCGTGCTCGACGCCGACCGCGACGACACCCTGTTCCTCATCGAGCGGGCCGCGCCGGGCGACGACGAGCGGCCCGCCGGTCGGGCGAGCTCCGCGTCCTGA
- the ychF gene encoding redox-regulated ATPase YchF — protein MALTIGIVGLPNVGKSTLFNALTRAQVLAANYPFATIEPNVGVVPLPDPRLDTLAGIFGSERIVPATVSFVDIAGIVKGASEGEGLGNQFLANIREADAICMVTRAFADPDVVHVDGRVDALADVEILTTELILADLQTLEKAIPRLEKEVKGKKSDAAVLATAVRAKQLLETGTTLDAAGGDDGLDPAILDTFQLMTAKPFIYVVNTDDAGLGNEAFQAELRAAWAPADVIFLDAKFESELVELDPEDAAEMLAESGQPESGLDQLARVGFHTLGLQTYLTAGPKESRAWTIHQGWTAPQAAGVIHTDFQKGFIKAEVVSFADLVDAGSMAEAKARGRVRMEGKDYVMRDGDVVEFRFSV, from the coding sequence GTGGCCCTCACCATCGGCATCGTCGGACTGCCCAACGTCGGCAAGTCCACCCTCTTCAATGCGCTGACCCGCGCCCAGGTCCTCGCCGCGAACTACCCGTTCGCGACGATCGAGCCCAACGTCGGCGTCGTCCCGCTGCCCGACCCGCGCCTGGACACGCTGGCCGGCATCTTCGGGAGCGAGCGCATCGTTCCCGCGACGGTGTCGTTCGTCGACATCGCGGGCATCGTCAAGGGCGCGAGCGAGGGGGAGGGGCTCGGCAACCAGTTCCTCGCGAACATCCGCGAGGCTGACGCGATCTGCATGGTGACCCGGGCGTTCGCGGACCCCGACGTCGTGCACGTCGACGGCCGCGTCGACGCTCTCGCCGACGTCGAGATCCTCACCACCGAGCTCATCCTCGCCGACCTCCAGACGCTCGAGAAGGCGATCCCGCGCCTCGAGAAGGAGGTCAAGGGTAAGAAGAGCGACGCCGCTGTCCTCGCCACGGCCGTCCGTGCCAAGCAGCTGCTGGAGACCGGGACGACGCTCGACGCCGCGGGCGGCGACGACGGGCTGGACCCGGCGATCCTGGACACGTTCCAGCTCATGACGGCGAAGCCCTTCATCTACGTCGTCAACACGGACGACGCCGGGCTCGGGAACGAGGCGTTCCAGGCTGAGCTGCGCGCCGCGTGGGCGCCGGCCGACGTGATCTTCCTCGACGCCAAGTTCGAGTCCGAGCTCGTGGAGCTCGACCCCGAGGACGCGGCGGAGATGCTCGCCGAGTCCGGTCAGCCGGAGTCCGGGCTCGACCAGCTCGCGCGCGTCGGCTTCCACACGCTCGGCCTCCAGACCTACCTCACGGCGGGTCCGAAGGAGTCGCGCGCCTGGACGATCCACCAGGGCTGGACGGCGCCCCAGGCGGCGGGCGTCATTCATACGGACTTCCAGAAGGGCTTCATCAAGGCGGAGGTCGTGTCGTTCGCCGACCTCGTCGACGCCGGCAGCATGGCCGAGGCGAAGGCGCGCGGCCGGGTGCGCATGGAGGGCAAGGACTACGTGATGCGCGACGGCGACGTCGTGGAGTTCCGCTTCAGCGTCTGA
- a CDS encoding phosphotransferase produces the protein MKTLPDNPNLDHLRRQAKDLLAGLRDQDPTTTLAAAQAALAQQYGFRTWPDLKTEVDRLRGTADVADPSLAAVVAERFDLGAMTSPMASVQRADDLGRLWSLETDGGRWAVRSAENWWPIVPAERDVELQEAAAAAGVQLPAPVRSRAGAVVEEIDGVPWRVTTWRHSAPPLAAPVSALSTRRVGAVLATIHGLRLEVDRVSPWHEARFADEPWADVAARARAAGVSWADAFAAAVPTLDGLASLGEAPVDAGSAVLTHNSLGPAKVRREHDGTLVVAGWEHAGGQPPAWELADALATWSIDPGGAVNVAGARALVEGYASVADGVPALDDGSFRGHAMSICNYVMGEVGVALDAHAAASAPGADAPERDFADRNVTHLLTHLSGTPAFAQLLDVAALVH, from the coding sequence ATGAAGACGCTCCCCGACAACCCGAACCTCGACCACCTGCGCCGGCAGGCCAAGGACCTGCTCGCGGGTCTGCGGGACCAGGACCCGACAACGACGCTGGCCGCCGCCCAGGCGGCACTCGCGCAGCAGTACGGGTTCCGCACCTGGCCGGACCTCAAGACGGAGGTCGACCGCCTGCGCGGGACGGCCGACGTCGCCGACCCGAGCCTCGCCGCCGTCGTCGCCGAACGGTTCGACCTCGGCGCGATGACGAGCCCCATGGCGTCCGTCCAGCGCGCCGACGACCTGGGCCGCCTGTGGTCCCTGGAGACCGACGGCGGACGCTGGGCCGTCCGCAGCGCCGAGAACTGGTGGCCCATCGTCCCGGCGGAACGCGACGTCGAGCTGCAGGAGGCGGCCGCCGCGGCCGGCGTGCAGCTGCCCGCCCCGGTGCGCAGCCGTGCGGGCGCCGTCGTCGAGGAGATCGACGGCGTCCCGTGGCGTGTCACCACCTGGCGCCACTCCGCACCGCCGCTCGCCGCGCCGGTGAGCGCACTGAGCACGCGCCGCGTCGGCGCCGTCCTCGCCACGATCCACGGCCTGCGCCTCGAGGTGGACCGCGTCTCGCCGTGGCACGAGGCACGGTTCGCGGACGAGCCCTGGGCGGACGTCGCAGCGCGGGCCCGCGCTGCCGGGGTGAGCTGGGCGGACGCGTTCGCCGCGGCCGTGCCGACGCTCGACGGCCTGGCGTCGCTCGGTGAGGCGCCCGTCGACGCCGGCAGCGCCGTGCTCACGCACAACTCCCTCGGCCCCGCGAAGGTCCGGCGCGAGCACGACGGGACACTCGTCGTCGCCGGCTGGGAGCACGCCGGCGGGCAGCCCCCGGCGTGGGAGCTCGCCGATGCGCTCGCGACCTGGAGCATCGACCCCGGCGGCGCCGTCAACGTGGCCGGGGCACGCGCGCTCGTGGAGGGCTACGCCAGCGTGGCCGACGGCGTCCCGGCTCTCGACGACGGGTCGTTCCGCGGGCACGCGATGAGCATCTGCAACTACGTGATGGGAGAGGTCGGGGTGGCGCTGGACGCCCACGCCGCGGCCAGCGCGCCAGGTGCCGACGCTCCGGAACGGGACTTCGCCGACCGGAACGTCACGCATCTGCTCACCCACCTCTCGGGGACGCCGGCGTTCGCGCAGCTGCTCGACGTGGCGGCGCTGGTGCACTGA
- a CDS encoding nitroreductase family deazaflavin-dependent oxidoreductase: MTLLERIGAWSAHVFRVRALVRAPIPLFRWGLGVLVGGRYCWLEHRGRRSGLVRSVVLEVVDRPADDVVVVASGFGTSSQWYRNLQADPRARLSVGSRYRVPARARLLDADDSAAALRTYAARHPRDWQLLLALCREATGVADPDIPCVELRLRTGRPGSRAGHAS, encoded by the coding sequence ATGACGCTGCTCGAGCGGATCGGGGCGTGGTCGGCTCACGTCTTCCGCGTGCGTGCGCTCGTGCGAGCTCCGATCCCGCTGTTCCGCTGGGGGCTCGGCGTGCTCGTCGGCGGCAGGTACTGCTGGCTCGAGCACCGCGGCCGGCGTAGCGGGCTCGTCCGGTCGGTCGTCCTGGAGGTCGTGGACCGCCCGGCGGACGACGTCGTCGTGGTCGCCTCCGGGTTCGGCACCTCGTCCCAGTGGTACCGGAACCTCCAGGCGGACCCGCGGGCGCGCCTCAGCGTCGGATCGAGGTACCGGGTCCCCGCTCGCGCCCGCCTCCTCGACGCCGACGACTCCGCGGCCGCCCTGCGGACCTACGCGGCGCGGCACCCACGGGACTGGCAGCTGCTGCTCGCCCTGTGCCGCGAGGCGACGGGCGTCGCCGACCCGGACATCCCGTGCGTGGAGCTCCGCCTGCGCACCGGGCGACCCGGGTCTCGGGCCGGTCACGCGTCGTGA
- a CDS encoding VOC family protein encodes MPTVAQVNLIVADLERSRDFYEALGVEFRSRNRQGEGPAEAWVSTNTGVTVVLHSTSFASWWDETAPQPSAGGPQVDLELESVERLEDAVARLRARGVTTLKPPTDMPWGQRFAIVSDPDGHRVGLKAALEG; translated from the coding sequence ATGCCGACCGTCGCCCAGGTCAACCTGATCGTCGCGGACCTCGAACGGAGTCGTGACTTCTACGAGGCGTTGGGGGTCGAGTTTCGAAGCCGCAATCGGCAGGGCGAGGGCCCTGCCGAGGCGTGGGTATCGACGAACACGGGCGTGACGGTGGTGCTGCACTCGACCTCGTTCGCCTCGTGGTGGGACGAGACCGCGCCGCAGCCGTCCGCCGGCGGTCCGCAGGTGGATCTCGAGCTCGAGTCCGTGGAGCGCCTCGAGGACGCCGTTGCACGCCTGCGTGCGCGCGGCGTGACCACCCTCAAGCCGCCCACCGACATGCCGTGGGGGCAGCGGTTCGCGATCGTCAGCGATCCCGACGGGCACCGCGTCGGGCTCAAGGCGGCGCTCGAGGGGTAG
- the xseA gene encoding exodeoxyribonuclease VII large subunit: MTDVPVTPERAEGGTGPAAPRAAAPGQRPPLAARALDTSPEHPWPVRVLASKISEYVDRMSPVWIEGQVVELNRRSGMSFFTLRDTDADMSLSVTAMPRLMAAIATPLETGAHVVVHAKPSFWPKRGTLTMQARDIRAVGIGDLLARIEQLRRVLAAEGLFDADRKRPLPFLPHRIGLVCGREAKAKHDVVVNARDRYPDVEFEIREVAVQGVSAVAEVSRAIADLDADPRVDVIVVTRGGGAVEDLLPFSNEALVRAVAACRTPLVSAIGHETDTPLLDLVADYRASTPTDAAKRIVPDVAGERANLTQVRSRMRRAVEHRVRTEQDRLDALRTRPVLAQPLVLVTSREERLHRDLATARRVFGHRLEHARADVAGLAQAVRTLSPQSTLDRGYAVLRSDEGTVVRDPADVTAAQELEALVAGGTFGVVVR; this comes from the coding sequence ATGACCGACGTCCCCGTGACCCCGGAGCGCGCCGAGGGCGGTACCGGCCCGGCGGCACCCCGCGCCGCGGCGCCCGGCCAGCGCCCCCCGCTCGCCGCCCGAGCGCTCGACACCTCGCCGGAGCACCCGTGGCCGGTCCGCGTGCTCGCCTCGAAGATCTCGGAGTACGTCGACCGCATGTCGCCCGTGTGGATCGAGGGCCAGGTCGTCGAGCTGAACCGGCGGTCCGGGATGTCGTTCTTCACGCTCCGGGACACCGACGCCGACATGTCGCTCAGCGTGACCGCGATGCCCCGGCTGATGGCGGCCATCGCGACGCCGCTCGAGACCGGCGCCCACGTCGTCGTCCACGCGAAGCCCAGCTTCTGGCCCAAGCGCGGCACGCTCACGATGCAGGCACGGGACATCCGTGCCGTCGGCATCGGCGATCTCCTCGCCCGCATCGAGCAGCTGCGCCGGGTCCTCGCGGCGGAGGGCCTGTTCGACGCCGACCGGAAGCGCCCGCTCCCGTTCCTGCCCCATCGGATCGGCCTGGTGTGCGGGCGGGAGGCGAAGGCGAAGCACGACGTCGTCGTCAACGCGCGCGACCGCTACCCCGACGTGGAGTTCGAGATCCGCGAGGTCGCCGTCCAGGGCGTCAGCGCCGTCGCCGAGGTCTCGCGCGCGATCGCCGACCTCGACGCCGACCCGCGCGTCGACGTCATCGTCGTCACCCGCGGCGGGGGCGCCGTCGAGGACCTGCTGCCCTTCTCCAACGAGGCCCTCGTGCGGGCGGTCGCCGCGTGTCGCACGCCTCTCGTGTCGGCGATCGGGCACGAGACCGACACGCCGCTGCTGGACCTGGTGGCCGACTACCGGGCCTCGACGCCGACCGACGCCGCGAAGCGGATCGTGCCGGACGTCGCCGGCGAACGGGCGAACCTCACGCAGGTGCGCTCTCGCATGCGGCGCGCCGTCGAGCATCGCGTCCGCACCGAGCAGGACCGGCTCGACGCGCTGCGCACGCGACCCGTCCTCGCCCAGCCGCTCGTGCTCGTGACGTCCCGTGAAGAGCGTCTCCACCGTGACCTCGCCACCGCCCGCCGGGTGTTCGGCCACCGTCTCGAGCACGCTCGCGCCGACGTCGCCGGCCTCGCTCAGGCCGTACGCACCCTCTCGCCGCAGTCCACGCTCGACCGTGGATACGCCGTGCTGCGGTCGGACGAGGGCACCGTGGTGCGTGACCCGGCCGACGTGACCGCCGCCCAGGAGCTCGAGGCCCTCGTGGCTGGCGGGACCTTCGGCGTCGTCGTGAGATGA
- a CDS encoding exodeoxyribonuclease VII small subunit, protein MSQEPPARPDPATLSYEQARAELVDVVQRLEQGAATLEDSLALWERGEALAARCQEWLDGARDRLARVSPASGGATEAPAPAERDR, encoded by the coding sequence GTGAGCCAGGAACCACCCGCCCGACCCGATCCCGCGACCCTCTCCTACGAGCAGGCGCGCGCGGAGCTCGTCGACGTCGTCCAGCGCCTCGAGCAGGGCGCCGCCACCCTCGAGGACTCGCTGGCCCTCTGGGAGCGGGGCGAGGCCCTGGCCGCCCGCTGCCAGGAGTGGCTCGACGGCGCTCGGGACCGCCTCGCCCGGGTGTCCCCGGCATCGGGCGGCGCCACCGAGGCGCCTGCGCCGGCGGAGCGCGACCGATGA
- a CDS encoding VOC family protein: MKVTRTITVFDAPDLATESAFWADLLGGTVDAEDDWHSVSVDGEWRMGFQLAPNHVPPDWPDGTPQQQIHLDVWVDDLAEGHERVLALGGRLLQSSQEPDADEQFVVYADPAGHPFCLCWAAADPAVAVEPPDEQA; encoded by the coding sequence ATGAAGGTCACGCGCACGATCACGGTGTTCGACGCCCCCGACCTGGCCACGGAGAGCGCGTTCTGGGCCGACCTCCTGGGTGGCACGGTCGACGCGGAGGACGACTGGCACAGCGTCAGCGTCGACGGCGAGTGGCGGATGGGCTTCCAGCTCGCTCCCAACCACGTCCCTCCGGACTGGCCGGACGGCACGCCGCAGCAGCAGATCCACCTCGACGTGTGGGTCGACGACCTCGCCGAGGGCCACGAACGGGTCCTCGCCCTCGGTGGGCGTCTCCTGCAGTCCTCCCAGGAGCCGGACGCGGACGAGCAGTTCGTCGTCTACGCGGATCCCGCCGGGCACCCGTTCTGCCTGTGCTGGGCGGCGGCGGATCCTGCGGTCGCCGTCGAGCCACCCGACGAGCAGGCGTAG